The following are encoded together in the Armatimonadota bacterium genome:
- a CDS encoding aldo/keto reductase — MVSNPCLGTMTFGWEPDDWGSHEPEAMKVMAKAYDLGINFFDTADVYARGTSETILGKAIKGKRDGLVIATKCHGRMSDTDPNARGNSRRNIIQACEASLKRLGTDWIDLYQIHRPEPKVPIDETLRALDDLVRSGKVRYVGASTYAAWQLAEAHYVAKALGSNAFVCEQPPYNLLDRSIERELMPFLRTYDYGCIPWSPLAGGQLSGKYLGQKPKDGRYAKSDPMGRITAQTTKVVQRLKTIADRAGLTLTQMSLAWVAGQPGVTVPIIGAKSPVQLEESVGACQTELSAKTLAQIDKVVAPGNVEIRYYNADFGPNARPNV; from the coding sequence ATGGTCAGCAACCCCTGCCTCGGCACGATGACCTTCGGTTGGGAGCCGGACGACTGGGGCAGCCACGAACCCGAGGCGATGAAGGTCATGGCCAAGGCGTACGACCTCGGGATTAACTTCTTCGACACCGCCGACGTCTACGCCCGCGGCACGAGCGAGACGATCCTCGGCAAGGCGATCAAGGGCAAGCGCGACGGACTCGTCATCGCGACCAAGTGCCACGGCCGGATGAGCGACACCGACCCCAACGCGCGCGGCAATTCCAGGCGCAACATTATCCAGGCCTGTGAAGCCTCGCTCAAGCGTCTCGGCACAGATTGGATCGACCTCTATCAGATCCACCGCCCTGAACCCAAAGTGCCGATCGACGAGACCTTGCGCGCGCTCGACGACCTTGTGCGGAGCGGAAAGGTCCGCTACGTCGGGGCGAGCACGTACGCCGCATGGCAGCTCGCCGAGGCCCACTACGTCGCCAAGGCCCTCGGTTCGAACGCCTTCGTCTGCGAGCAGCCGCCCTACAACCTTCTCGACCGGAGCATCGAGCGCGAGCTTATGCCGTTCCTCCGCACCTACGACTACGGGTGCATCCCCTGGTCGCCGCTCGCAGGCGGGCAGCTCAGCGGCAAGTACCTCGGTCAGAAGCCGAAGGACGGTCGCTACGCCAAGAGCGACCCGATGGGCCGGATCACCGCACAGACGACCAAGGTCGTCCAGCGCCTGAAGACGATCGCCGACCGGGCGGGTCTGACGCTGACCCAGATGAGCCTCGCCTGGGTGGCAGGACAGCCGGGAGTGACCGTGCCGATCATCGGCGCCAAATCTCCTGTGCAGCTTGAAGAAAGCGTGGGGGCGTGCCAGACGGAACTCTCGGCAAAGACCCTCGCGCAGATCGACAAGGTCGTCGCCCCCGGCAACGTGGAGATCCGGTACTACAACGCCGACTTCGGTCCGAACGCCCGTCCGAACGTGTGA
- a CDS encoding DinB family protein → MSNTAVGLLRLQSEASFREFVASFEGVDRAQAWGVLPQTTEEYLHTDGSIHSLVLHVATGKVMYASAAFKNLEIRWRDLAEELESFEPDWDAAQEYLKASHQYWTEAWAHLTDDDLYQDVLRPQGDHWPAWKVLHTLSHHDAYHAGQIAVLRFAGHRSDSPPPSVAEDVRKYCAELPSW, encoded by the coding sequence ATGTCGAACACCGCCGTCGGACTTCTCAGACTTCAGTCGGAGGCGTCGTTCCGAGAGTTCGTCGCCTCCTTCGAGGGGGTCGACCGTGCCCAGGCATGGGGCGTGCTCCCGCAGACGACCGAGGAATACCTCCATACGGACGGCTCCATCCATAGCCTCGTGCTCCACGTGGCCACGGGCAAGGTCATGTACGCGAGCGCCGCGTTCAAGAACCTGGAGATCCGCTGGCGGGACTTGGCCGAGGAGTTGGAGTCGTTCGAACCGGACTGGGACGCGGCCCAGGAATATCTCAAAGCGTCGCACCAGTACTGGACCGAGGCTTGGGCCCATCTCACCGACGACGACCTGTACCAAGACGTCTTGCGACCCCAAGGCGACCATTGGCCCGCCTGGAAAGTCCTGCACACGCTGTCCCACCACGACGCCTACCATGCAGGGCAGATCGCCGTACTCCGGTTTGCCGGGCACCGCTCGGACTCTCCCCCGCCGAGCGTGGCCGAGGACGTCCGCAAGTATTGCGCCGAGCTGCCGTCCTGGTAG
- a CDS encoding APC family permease, whose amino-acid sequence MKGDIGSRPFRRLRHVLFGSPIHAKKAHHERMGIVTGLPVFASDALSSSAYATEAILGVLILAGTQFVGLQIWFGLAIALLIAIVSWSYWQTIHAYPGGGGSYIVASENLGEKPGLVAGAALMIDYVLTVAVSVAAGVVALVSAFPALHEYLIVISWICIGLISYANLRGMRESGAVFAFPTYGFLVSVFVMLGFAAWRAATTTPVAQVVHGEPGAVGRDANVLFLFVVFRAFAAGCTALTGIEAVSDGVPAFRPPESRNASRTLLIMAVLLTALFLGIGFAVQRVPVLELFATKNPEYTTVLSQIASWAFGPEMKWAFYIVQFMTAAILILAANTAFADFPRLASFLARDGYLPRPLARQGDRLVFQNGIILLALASAILIWVYHGELDHLLPLYAVGVFLAFTLSQSGMVMHWKKLGERGHGLSMSVNMLGAVLTGAVTLVLLFTKFREGAWLIFVLTVFFYAVFRAIKNRYASINVQLERGMVPVKPLAAKTVLLLIPRVHRGVLSAVEYALALNAECRALHVTLNSKTVPELKEQWDKYVPDVPLIVVDSPYRSLIDPVLEYVDMMQAERPNLNVTVIVPEAVPTKWHHRFLQENLAFRLKFALGNRRNVVVTNVRYFLD is encoded by the coding sequence ATGAAGGGCGATATCGGTTCCCGTCCGTTCCGGAGGCTTCGGCACGTCCTCTTCGGCTCGCCGATCCATGCGAAGAAAGCCCATCACGAGCGCATGGGGATCGTCACGGGCCTGCCCGTCTTCGCCTCGGACGCTCTGTCGTCGAGCGCCTACGCCACGGAGGCGATCCTGGGAGTCCTGATCCTGGCAGGCACCCAGTTCGTCGGGCTCCAGATCTGGTTCGGACTCGCCATCGCGCTTTTGATCGCGATCGTCTCGTGGTCGTACTGGCAGACGATCCACGCCTATCCCGGCGGCGGCGGCAGCTACATCGTCGCGAGCGAGAACTTGGGTGAAAAGCCGGGACTGGTCGCAGGCGCGGCCCTGATGATCGATTACGTCCTCACCGTGGCGGTCTCCGTCGCGGCAGGCGTCGTCGCACTGGTCTCCGCGTTCCCGGCCCTCCACGAGTACTTGATCGTCATCAGTTGGATCTGCATCGGGCTCATTTCGTACGCGAACTTGCGCGGGATGCGAGAGTCCGGCGCCGTCTTCGCGTTCCCGACCTACGGCTTCCTCGTTTCGGTCTTCGTCATGCTCGGTTTCGCCGCTTGGCGGGCGGCGACCACGACACCGGTCGCGCAGGTCGTCCATGGCGAACCGGGCGCCGTCGGCCGAGACGCCAACGTGTTGTTCCTTTTCGTCGTCTTCCGCGCGTTCGCCGCCGGATGCACGGCCCTGACGGGCATCGAAGCCGTTTCGGACGGCGTCCCTGCCTTCCGTCCGCCCGAATCCCGCAACGCGTCCCGTACGTTGCTGATCATGGCGGTGCTGTTGACGGCCCTCTTCCTCGGGATCGGCTTCGCCGTGCAGAGGGTCCCTGTCCTCGAGCTCTTCGCCACGAAGAACCCGGAGTACACGACGGTCCTGTCCCAGATCGCGTCGTGGGCGTTCGGCCCGGAAATGAAGTGGGCGTTCTACATCGTTCAGTTCATGACCGCCGCGATCCTCATCTTAGCGGCGAACACGGCGTTCGCGGACTTCCCGCGCCTGGCCAGCTTTTTGGCCCGGGACGGCTATCTTCCGCGCCCGTTGGCCCGCCAAGGCGACCGCCTCGTGTTCCAGAACGGCATCATCCTTTTGGCCCTGGCCTCCGCGATCCTGATCTGGGTGTACCACGGCGAACTCGACCACCTGCTGCCGCTCTATGCGGTCGGAGTCTTCTTGGCGTTCACGCTTTCACAGTCGGGCATGGTGATGCACTGGAAGAAACTGGGTGAGCGCGGGCACGGATTGAGCATGAGCGTCAACATGCTCGGCGCGGTGCTGACCGGCGCCGTGACCCTCGTGTTGCTTTTCACGAAGTTCCGGGAAGGTGCCTGGCTCATCTTCGTCCTCACCGTGTTCTTCTATGCGGTGTTCCGAGCCATCAAGAACCGCTACGCCTCGATCAACGTCCAGCTCGAACGGGGCATGGTGCCGGTCAAGCCTCTGGCGGCGAAGACCGTGTTGCTCTTGATCCCACGGGTCCATCGGGGCGTCTTGAGCGCGGTCGAGTACGCCCTGGCGCTGAACGCTGAATGCCGGGCCCTCCATGTGACGCTCAACTCGAAAACCGTCCCTGAACTCAAAGAGCAGTGGGACAAGTACGTCCCCGACGTCCCCTTGATCGTCGTGGACTCACCTTACCGGTCCCTGATCGACCCGGTCCTGGAGTACGTCGACATGATGCAGGCCGAACGGCCGAACCTCAACGTCACGGTCATCGTGCCCGAGGCGGTGCCGACCAAGTGGCACCACCGTTTCCTGCAGGAGAACCTGGCGTTCCGGCTCAAGTTCGCTCTCGGCAACCGTCGCAACGTGGTCGTCACGAACGTCCGGTACTTCCTGGACTAG
- the guaB gene encoding IMP dehydrogenase, protein MASFKEGLSFDDVLLVPRRSEVRPDEVDTSSRFLPGISLRTPIVSAPMDTVTEARLAIAIAREGGVGVIHRNMTIDEQADQVDRVKRSEHGVITDPFKLGPDDTIQDAVALMARFRISGVPITDTEGKLVGILTNRDIRFVNDYTVLIRDRMTSRNLVTAKPGTNLDEAQALLAEHRIEKLPIVDESGFLRGLITIKDIEKVKRHPYATKDSKGRLVVGAAIGPLRDPYERAKALADAGVDFIVIDAAHGQSQGVIECTKMLKDKLPDLKVVSGNVATKEGVRDLQSVGADALRLGIGAGSICTTRVVSGVGVPQFTAILDCCEEAAKHGLPCIADGGIRTSGDVVKCLAAGAQTVMMGNMFAGCEESPGDIEIYRNRAYKVYRGMGSIGAMRQGSSDRYFAIKETAAVMVPEGVEGRVPYKGTLTDTIAQIMGGLKSGMGYLGAKSVADLQERAEFLRITNAGLRESHPHDVWITKEPPNYSSPFVSGEGE, encoded by the coding sequence ATGGCTTCATTCAAGGAAGGACTGAGCTTCGACGACGTCCTACTGGTCCCTCGACGCAGCGAAGTGAGGCCCGACGAAGTCGACACGTCCTCCCGGTTCCTTCCCGGCATCTCCCTTCGGACCCCCATCGTGTCCGCGCCGATGGACACCGTCACCGAAGCCCGTCTCGCGATCGCGATCGCCCGCGAAGGCGGCGTCGGCGTCATCCATCGCAACATGACGATCGACGAGCAGGCCGACCAGGTCGACCGTGTCAAGCGTTCCGAGCACGGCGTCATCACCGACCCGTTCAAACTCGGCCCTGACGACACGATCCAGGACGCGGTCGCGCTGATGGCCCGTTTCCGGATCAGCGGCGTCCCCATCACCGACACCGAAGGGAAGCTGGTCGGCATCCTCACGAACCGCGACATCCGGTTCGTCAACGACTACACCGTCCTCATACGGGACCGGATGACGAGCCGTAACCTCGTCACGGCCAAGCCGGGCACGAACCTTGACGAAGCCCAAGCCCTCCTCGCAGAACACCGGATCGAAAAGCTGCCGATCGTCGACGAAAGCGGCTTCCTGCGCGGCCTCATCACGATCAAGGACATCGAGAAGGTCAAGCGCCACCCGTATGCGACCAAAGACTCGAAAGGACGGCTCGTGGTCGGCGCCGCGATCGGCCCGCTGAGAGATCCTTACGAACGAGCAAAGGCCCTGGCAGACGCCGGGGTCGATTTCATTGTCATCGACGCCGCCCACGGTCAGAGCCAGGGCGTGATCGAGTGTACGAAGATGCTTAAGGACAAACTGCCCGACCTGAAAGTGGTCAGCGGCAACGTCGCGACGAAGGAAGGCGTCCGCGACTTGCAGTCCGTCGGCGCAGACGCCTTGCGGCTCGGCATCGGCGCGGGCTCGATCTGTACGACGCGCGTCGTCAGCGGCGTCGGCGTCCCTCAGTTCACGGCCATCCTCGACTGCTGCGAAGAAGCGGCCAAACACGGCCTGCCGTGCATCGCCGACGGCGGCATCCGGACGAGCGGCGATGTCGTGAAGTGCCTCGCCGCCGGAGCCCAGACCGTCATGATGGGCAACATGTTCGCCGGTTGCGAGGAGTCGCCGGGCGACATCGAGATCTACCGGAACAGAGCGTACAAGGTCTACAGAGGCATGGGCTCGATCGGAGCCATGAGGCAAGGGTCGTCCGACCGCTACTTCGCGATCAAGGAGACGGCCGCGGTCATGGTGCCGGAGGGCGTCGAGGGCCGCGTCCCCTATAAGGGCACGTTGACGGACACCATCGCCCAGATCATGGGCGGCCTCAAGTCAGGGATGGGCTATCTGGGGGCCAAGTCCGTCGCCGACCTTCAAGAGCGGGCCGAGTTCCTCCGGATCACGAACGCCGGCCTGCGGGAGTCGCACCCGCACGACGTCTGGATCACGAAGGAACCGCCGAACTATTCGTCCCCGTTCGTCAGCGGCGAAGGGGAGTAA
- a CDS encoding YHS domain-containing protein, with product MKDAVKSPDGKKFQDYHGKRYYFCCDGCPESFAKEPDKYAEKNDEKVKPTDG from the coding sequence ATGAAGGACGCGGTGAAGAGTCCGGACGGGAAGAAGTTCCAGGACTATCACGGAAAGCGCTACTACTTCTGCTGCGACGGATGCCCGGAGAGCTTCGCCAAGGAGCCCGACAAGTACGCCGAAAAGAACGACGAGAAGGTCAAGCCGACCGACGGTTGA
- a CDS encoding pyridoxal phosphate-dependent aminotransferase — MPAISRRAKAMPASPIRRLVPYAEKALASGKKIYHLNIGQPDVESPVEFWNAVTRSGLKVLEYSHSAGIASLRQKAAESYRAMGIDVATEHVTVCTAGSEALLFAMLATMDIGDEVIVPEPFYANYLGFAGVADVNLVTVPTSIHDGFRLPPVEEFRKRVTSRTKAVLVNNPGNPTGTVYTDDQLEGLRAMALENDLYVIADEVYREFNYTGRPIKSVLQLEGIDDRAIMVDSVSKRFSLCGARIGFLVCRNADVNAGVLKYAQARLSPPTLESYGVLGALDAPQSYFDGVRSEFVKRRDLLVSRLRAIPGVVCPDIDGAFYAMVELPVDDADEFCKWLLESFDLNGETVMFAPGSGFYEDASLGKRQVRIAYVLECAKLDRAMDCLEAALAAYPGRLQPAPLG, encoded by the coding sequence ATGCCAGCGATCTCCCGACGCGCCAAGGCCATGCCCGCCTCCCCGATCCGGAGGTTGGTCCCCTACGCCGAAAAGGCGTTGGCTTCCGGCAAGAAGATCTACCATTTGAACATCGGGCAGCCGGACGTCGAGAGCCCGGTCGAGTTCTGGAACGCCGTGACCCGTTCGGGGCTCAAGGTGCTCGAATACAGCCACTCTGCGGGCATCGCGTCCTTAAGGCAAAAGGCGGCCGAGAGCTACCGGGCGATGGGCATCGACGTGGCCACCGAGCACGTCACGGTCTGCACGGCGGGCTCCGAAGCCTTGCTCTTCGCGATGCTCGCGACGATGGACATCGGCGACGAGGTCATCGTCCCCGAACCGTTCTACGCCAATTACCTCGGGTTCGCGGGCGTGGCCGACGTCAACCTCGTGACGGTGCCGACGTCGATCCACGACGGTTTCCGGCTCCCGCCCGTCGAGGAGTTCCGCAAACGTGTCACGTCCCGGACGAAAGCCGTCCTCGTCAACAATCCGGGCAACCCGACGGGGACGGTCTACACCGACGACCAGTTGGAAGGCCTCCGGGCGATGGCGCTCGAAAACGACCTGTACGTGATCGCCGACGAGGTCTACCGTGAATTCAACTACACGGGCCGCCCGATCAAGTCCGTCCTCCAACTCGAGGGCATCGACGACCGCGCGATCATGGTCGATTCGGTCTCCAAACGCTTTTCCTTGTGCGGGGCGCGGATCGGCTTTTTGGTCTGCCGGAACGCGGACGTCAACGCCGGTGTCTTGAAATACGCTCAGGCCCGGTTGTCACCGCCGACGCTTGAATCCTACGGGGTCCTCGGCGCCCTCGATGCACCGCAGAGCTACTTCGACGGCGTCCGGTCCGAATTCGTCAAGAGGCGCGACCTGCTCGTGTCCCGGCTCCGAGCGATCCCCGGGGTCGTCTGCCCGGACATCGACGGTGCGTTCTACGCGATGGTCGAACTGCCCGTGGACGACGCCGACGAGTTCTGCAAATGGCTTCTCGAAAGCTTCGACCTGAACGGCGAGACGGTCATGTTCGCACCGGGTTCCGGGTTCTACGAAGACGCTTCGCTCGGCAAGCGCCAGGTCCGTATCGCGTACGTTCTGGAGTGCGCGAAGCTCGACCGGGCGATGGACTGCCTCGAAGCGGCGCTGGCGGCCTATCCGGGGCGGCTCCAACCGGCCCCGCTCGGTTAG